The Paenibacillus swuensis genome contains the following window.
GGGCTTGGAAATCAAGCCGGATATCTCTGCGCCGGGGGTATCGATTCGTTCATCCATTCCTTCCTATGACGGAAACTATACCTATGCCTATGAATACTTACAAGGCACTTCGATGGCTGCTCCGCATATCGCGGGGGCTGCGGCGCTTGCGCTGGACAAGCAGCCGGAGCTGTTGCCGGATGAGATTAAATCACTGCTGATGAATACAGCGAACAAGCTCGTAGATGGTTCGGGTACACGTTACAGCCACATGGTACAGGGCGCGGGACGCGTGAACCTGAACACAGCAATTGAAGCGTCTGCCATCGCCATGGTACGGGAAGCCAACAACGCGGTGCGCGGCGGCGAGCTTACGCCGTACCACACGGGAAGTATTTCGTTCGGCAAAGTCGGGGTGGGGGATAGCGTATATCGGACCATCGATGTGAAGAATATCTCTGGTACCCCAGCCAGCTACAACGTAACCACGAAGTGGTACGACAAGGAAGCAGGCGTACTGTCGAGCAGCAAGTCAACCGTTGCTGTGGCAGCCGGCGAGACGGCCTCGTTCGATGTGGCTTTGGCCGTGGATGCGGCAACAGCGACGGGCCGGTATGAAGGCGAGGTTACATTGACCGGCGCGAATGGAACGCTGAATGTACCCGTGGCGGTATATGTTGGCGAAGTCGACTTGCCGGACACCGTGTCTGATCTATCGCTGACGCCGGATGTGTTCTCTCCGAATAAAGACGGGGCGATCGATACTTCGGATGTGGCATTTAAGGTGAATTTGCGGAACACCTATGTATCCCTTGATGTGTTTGACTACGTGAGCGGACAATGGCAAGGATATATTACCGAAGAAGCGGGAGGCATTCCGCCGGGCAGTTATATCGTTCCGGATTGGGACGGCACCATCTCGGATTACACGGATGTGTTTACGGTAAATGACGGATTGTACGCGTTGGCGCCATTTTACAGCGACGAAGGCGGCGATTACCTGTTAGAGGATCAAGCGGTACCTTTCGTCACGGATACGCATGTGCCTAAATCCACCCTGGAGGAAGGGCTGGAGGTTGAAGACGGTATCGGAACGATCAAGGGCGCCGTTCAGGAAGACTTGCTGGTTGATGTGTTCGGGGATTACTCGGGCATCGGCGTAGCAGCTCTGTATGAGAAAGACGGCGACTGGGTGCAGGCGGACGGAACGATTGCGGCAAACGGCGCGTTTACGATTAAAGTGCCGGTAGGCTTGAATTCGACGCCGATCGAAGTTTACGTTTACGATTCGGCAGGCAACGGTACGATTTCGCCGGCTTATGTGGTGGATAACGTGAGCACGCAGAAGACCAGCCTGACTGTAGCGCCATCCAAACCGGAAGTAGCGGTGAAGGAAGGGTTTGACGTTAGTGTTGATTTTGCTCAGGTAAAAGATTTGTATTCCGCGCAGTTCAGCCTGACGTACAGCTCGGCGTTGACCAAAGGCGCCGTGGCGAACAGCGTGACCCTGTCCACGTATCAGCAAGCGAATCACCCGGCATCGGGACTGATCGTGCGTGAGAAAGTCGTGAAGCTGGCGGGCGGATTGGTGCGGTCCGATTATATCGTGTCGCTGTCCGGGGATATCGGCGGCTTTAGCGGCAGCGGGTCTCTGGCATCCTATCCGTTCAGTGCAACGAAGACGGGTAAATACGATTTGGCTTTGTCGAATGTGCGGTTGCTGAACAGCAACGGTCAGGAGATTGAAGCAGGCACCCTAACGGGCGGTACGGTGAATGTGGTAACCAAGAAATACGTGGTTTCCGGCAAGCTGACGGCGGAAGCCTTCGGTTTCGGCGTAGCTTACGATAAGGTATGGTACCAGGGTGCGGACGGCGTAGTGGCTTCGAAAGTGGAAGCATGGGACGCCCAAGGCAAACTGGCAGGAACCGGGATCGTGAACGCGGACGGGACGTATAGCATCTCGTTGGCAGCGGGAACCTACACAATCAAGGCTTCGGTACCGGGGCATATCGCCAAGAGCATGAAGGTTGGGGTGAGCGCGGCGAAGACCCTCCATTTCGGCGTATTGACGGCGGGGGATGTGAACGGGGACAGCATCGTGGACCTCAAGGACCTCAACCAAGCCAACAAGGCGATGGGCAAAATAGCTCCATGGACCACCTACCAAGCAGCGTCCGCGGATATCAATCGCGACAACAAGGTGGATGCGGTGGATACGAACTACATTTTGGACAACTACGGCAGTGTGAAGTAAAAAATTAGCAGTAGGAAGAGCCGCGTTTGCGTGGCTCTTTTTGCTTTTAGACCGAAACTTTCATGACGAATAGGCGTCTAAAAAATAGGTGTTCGTGATACTTATTTGAACTGGAATGCTGGGTTATCCCGAAGGCTCAGTGGTGTAATCGAAGACTGGAATGCTGGGTTATCCCGAACGCTCAGTGGCGTGGTGTGGTGCGGTGATGTGGTGTGATCGAAGAAGGCAATGAAATGATATATTCGAAAAATAAGGGTTGATGTATTTAGAGAAGTAAAGATGAAATTCAAAAATGTTTGTCCGTGGGTCAGGCGACCTGTACATGTAAGCACATCGGTTTGCGTGAAATGAGTTGTTTATAGGTAACAGCAGGTGTACCGATGAACAGCTTAAATAATTTCGATACCGCACGGTTCGGTTTAAATGAATGATTGATACGATAGGAGATTTCATCCAGATACGATTGCAAATGCTTGTCGCTTACCCCGTAATATCGCTCGTTTATTCGAACAGGAACAGAATCACAGATGATATTTAATGTGTCGCAAGCGTTCTCCTTTCTTGAACCATAATGAATAAAAGGAACTCGGACAGAATGACTGACATGATTCTCAATGAAGTTGGAATAATCCCAATAACTAAGTTCTTTGTTAGGATGATGTTTCGGTATAAAAACATGCTTCAGCTTAATATAGGCAACTTCACCAAAGTTAAGAGTGGCCCCTCCAACAAATGGCTGCTCATTGCGCATCGTCTTAAAGCCTTTAATATGGAAATTGCACGGATTGTACGCAGCTGAAATCACTTCGACAAGTCCGCTGAGCAGCTGCTCTGCATCTCCTTGCTGAATGGCATGGCGAAGTTTATGAAGGATCAACCAAGCCGTCTTATAAGTGACTTCAATAATGGTTGATAGCTGCACCGCGTTGATTGAAGCTGAAGGGTTAGCAATGAGAAACAAAGCCTGAAACCACTTATGCAGCAAAGTACGGCTTCCTTGCATAATCGTTCCCACGAGAAGGGAAGCTTGATACTTGCAGTTTCGGCATTCATACAGGGGTAGACGACGCGTAGTAATGACATGAGCATCAGGGGAATCGCAGCGCGGACAACGGTAACCGTTAGGCCACTTGGTGGAGATCAGGATAGAAAGACAAGAAGCCTCATCATGATACTTATGTCTAAATTGATCGAAAGTTACTTCATTAGTAGACATAATCCTCACTTCACTCCCCCTCACCAATATAAGAACAAATGTTCTTTATATGTAATATAATACCAAATAAATATTATTACCTCAAGTGTTATTTTTAAAAAGAACGGATAAAAAATTTACCTGATTCTTCGGGATAACCCAGCATCGGCGCTGAATTTCATTTAATACTTGGCAGTTGAGCATGCAACATGATACGCGGTCACCCATCCTGAAAGGCATAAATAGAGGTTATTTTAATGAGAAAAAAGTATAAATTTAGAGGAACGAAACGGGGGGAGTTACATATGGGTTCCAGAATTACGATTTTCACTAAAGTGATCGTGTTACTGCTCGTGCTGCTGGTTCCGATTGTATGTCTGTACGGCTATTCTCACAAGGTCAGCATCAAGGTCATCCAGGAAGAAATAGAGTCATCCAGCGTCAATAAGTTATCGTTTCTTGTCAGCCAGGTGGAGACCTCCATGGATCAGTTGTCCAGCTCCTCGCTGTTGTTAATCGAAGATCCTGATGTAAGAGTTTTTCAGACGATGTATCTGGATAACAAGCTGCTTAATCTCGATACGATAACGGTAATGAATCGGCTGAAAGATAAATTAAGCATGGTTAGTTCCTCCAGCAGCTGGAATAATACGATGTCGGTCTATTCCACCTCAATGAAGCAAGTCATATCAACCGATGCGGGCCAAACATTTGATTCGGACTATATCCGGAAATATACGAAACCAGATTGGCAGGTACAGACAGCGAAGATAAACGGCTCAACCCAATATAAGTTCGCCTGGCGCACAGTTGAGCCTGTATCACCCATTCCCCGAACAGGGAAAGTAAAGTTTATGTTTGAAGTGAAATTTTCCGGGGAAAATCTGATTCGGCTGCTGGATCAATACAAGGAGGGTGGTAAAGGCGACCCGTTCTTCTTCAACCCCCGGGACGGCGTTATTTCCAACAGTAGCAGCGACCAGGACTTAATCGTTCAATTGACTCGGAAATGGCGGGAAGATCAGAAGCTCGCTTCCGGTAAGCAAGTGATGTTATTGGATGGACAGCGATATCTGGTCTCCTTTGTCAAATCGGATAAAATGGGTTGGTATTTGATTGATTATGTGCCGTTGCAGGAGATTTTGTCCCCGATTACCAAATCAAAGGATTTGTTTATTTATTCCACGATTCTGCTGTTAACGTTAAGCGTTCTTGCGACTTTTCTTTTGTACAGTCAAGTGCAGGTTCCGATCCGTTCGCTTATGCGCGGTGTGCAGCAATTAAAGAAAGGGAACTACGCAGTCCGCATTCGGACTAGGCATGGAAATGAGTTCGGATTCCTGGTGGAACGGTTTAATGAGCTGGCGGAACAAATCCAAGAGCTGATCGAGAAAGTGTATGAAGAGAAAATAAGGTCGCGTGAAGCGGTTCTGAAGCAGCTTCAGTCGCAAATCAACCCTCACTTTCTGTATAACTGTCTTGCGTACATCCACAGTATGGCTAAATTAAACGAGAACGCTGCTATTTCCGCCATGGTTCATCATTTAGGCAAGTATTACCGTTATACAACTCGGTTAGAGAAGGATGAGGCGGGACTGGAGGAGGAAATCCAGCTTGTGCTCAACTATCTGGAAATTCAAAAGCTGAGGATGCCGAGGATACAGTATACACTGGAACTGCCGGAAGGCATGAAGCCTCTTCTGGTACCGCGCCTGCTTATTCAGCCGTTGATTGAAAACGCTGTCATTCACGGTATCGAACTTAACCCGGCAGGAGGTAGAATCAGGATTTCAGGTACTTTGGATGCCCATGAATATACACTCGTTGTGGAAGATGACGGAATCGAATTGTCTCAGGAGCAATTATTACGGTTAAGAAACAGGCTGAACCGGCCGCTGGATGACCAGATGGGCTGCGGGGTGTGGAATGTGCATCAACGACTTTTATACCGTTACGGTGCCCCTTCAGGTTTAGAGTTCGACAACTCCTCTTTAGGCGGCCTAAAAACGACGATTCGTTGGAACCGGGTTCCCATGCAGGAAATATTCAGGTTAGAGGGGGTCATGTAATGTACTCGTTGTTAATTGTAGATGATGAAGTCCATCTGGTAGACAGTCTGGCCGATACCGTGCATTGGGAGAAAATTAATGTTACGAAAGTGTATAAAGCTTATTCCGCTTATGAAGCCATGGAACGGTTACATCATACTCCGATCGACGTCGTTCTCACGGACATCCGCATGCCCGGAATGAACGGACTGGAACTAGCGGAGCAAATCCAATCCAGATGGAACACAACGAAATGCATTCTGCTCACGGGTCACGCGGATTTCGATTATGCCCAACAGGCTGTGCAGCATCAGGCTGCGGAGTACCTTCTGAAGCCGGTAAGCGATGAAGAAGCTTTGGATTCCGTTCAAAGAGTCCTAACTCGTCTGAAGCTGCAATGGGAGGAGATTTCCTCTTATCATAATGCCATGCAAACATTGAGGGATCATCTTCCTGTTCTTCGTGCGGGACTGCTGAATGAATTGCTGCAAGGGAGGAAGATGAACGGGCAGTCATTAGCCGGAAAGCTCCGTATGTATGATTTAAAAATCCAACCAGGGGAGAACGCCATTCTTATGTTGGTTCGATTGGAAGAGGAGTTTGTGAACTATGACTATTCAAGTGTTTCCTTAGTTCAGTATGCGGTAGGAAATATAGCGGAAGAACAATTCGGCTCTGAGTATCGATTATGGATGTGCAAAGATCCGCATGATTATTTAGTCTGTCTGGTAACCTCTGCTAACTCGGAATCCATTTCAATAGATCAGCTGCAATCAGCCGTGCAAAGCCACGCCGTTGCAGTGCAGAACCATATTAAAACTTATCTGAAAGGCTTCGCTACCTTACATGTAAGCCGTGTGCTTTCATTTCCGGAAGAGCTGAGCCATACTTACGATTTATCGGTTTCCGCGATCCGGCGGAAAGCAGGCAGCGCTTCCGACTTATTTATCGCAGGCTCCGCCCGGGAAGAAAGAGCGCCGTTTACGCTAAAGATCCTGTATGAGCCTCCGACACTGCACCATCTGCTGGAAATGGGACGATGGAATGACCTGCAAACGAAATTAAACAAGATTTATGAAGAGCTTGAGCAATGCTGTTCGCATTCACAGGATCATTTGCTGGAAGCACTGTTCTGCATTTCTAATAGTTTTGCTTATATTGTACATAAGAATGGGCAGAAGTTGTCTGAATATATCGGCCAAGATTTTGAAACGCTGCTGGACCACAGTTCCTTTCGCTCCGTCTCCCAGATGAGGGATTGGTCTGCCCGGGTATTGGAAAGGCTGAAGCTGGAAACAGAGGACGAAACCAAGTGGAACCGGATGTCCGTTGTTAAACAAGTGCAGCGGTTTGTTGAAGAACAATTGTCCCATGATGTGTCTTTACAGACGATTGCGGAACATGTATTTCTTCACCCTGTTTATTTATCTAAAGTGTATAAACTGGAGACCGGCGAAAGTGTAAGTGATTATATTTACAGAGTAAGAATGGAGAAGGCTGCTTATCTGCTGATTCACAGTGATAAGAAAATATATGAAATCACCGCTGAGATGGGTTATCAGAACCCGCAGTATTTCATCAAGCTGTTTCGGAAGCAGTACGGATCGACCCCTCAGGAGTACCGCGAAATGCAATTACCGCGTCTTCCGTCACAATAAGCTATAAGAATGCCATTCATCTTCAGGAGATGACATTCCCGCATTGGATTGTTATCGCTTACAATTTTAGTGAAGTCATCCATCACCTAATAGGGGGAAAGCCAATGCGGTATCATAACAGATTCGTACTTACGATGATTGCGGTCATTCTGTTGCTGGTTTCAGTCATCGGATGCTCGCAATCCAGCGAGGAAGTGAAAGACGGCAAAGCAGGCACCAATGAAACGGCGGGAAACAATAACTCAACCGGGAAAGAAACAGACGGGCTTCCCATGAGTAACGGCAAGTACGACCCTCCCGTTACCATCACAACTGTTCGTGGAGTAGGCGGGGATTTGACGTTTAAAAACGGGGAGAAAATAGAGAACAACGTGCATCTGAAGTGGGCTAAGGAGAAGCTTGGCATCGATATTAAATACTTATGGACCGTAACAGACACGAATGATGCCTTTAAGACGAAGCTCCGGCTGTCCCTATCCGCTAATCAGAAAATGCCGGATATTGTAGCGCTGCGCTCGGACGTAGATAAAGATATGATTGATTCCGGTAAATTCATGGAGGTGGGCGAGCTCTTTGACCGATATGCTTCCCAAACCTGGAAAGACGCTATGAACGAGGATCCGAGCGTATGGTATCCATATATGCGTGACGGCAAGCGGTACGGGATCCCGATTCTGGATTATGCTTACAACGCAGATCCGGTGCTTTGGATTCGGGAAGACTGGTTGAAGAAATTAAACCTGACTGCGCCGAAGACGATTGAGGATATGGAGCGCATTATGGAAGCTTTCACAAACCAGGATCCGGACGGTAACGGAGTAAAGGATACGGTTGGACTTACAATCGGATTTAAAAATTGGGTCAACACGTGGATGAGCGACGCGGGGTGGGTATTTGGCGCCTATGGTGCGATGCCGAACCAGTGGAATGAAAAGCCGGATGGAACGCTGGAATACGGTTCGGTCAGCACCGAGGCTAAAGCCGGTTTAGCCAAGCTGCGTGAATGGATGGAAAAAGGTCTTATTCCGAAAGAAGCGGGTCTATTCGATGAAACCAAAGCGACTGAGCTGTTCACGGCAGGGAAGGCAGGTATGGTTGCCGGTCCGCACTGGATGCCTTGGTGGCCCTTGGAAGATGTGAAGAAGAACGTGAAAGGCGCGGAATACAAAGCTTATCCGATTCCTTCGGGACCGGATGGAAAAGCAGGAAGGCACGATACGGCCAGCCGAAACGGTGTAGTCTTGATCAATAAGGATATGAAAAATCCTGAAGTGTTCTTTACCTACCAGAACTACCTGTTTGAGCATTACGCCAATCCTGCAGCCGGCTCCGAATTTGAGAATGGGATGGCCAAAGGATACGATTGGGACGAAGTCAACGGAAAAGTGGTTGTAGGCGGCGAGGTTCCGGGAGGTGCGGTTCCCGTTAATAAATACACGCTTACCTTTGACGGCGCCCGAATTCCTTCCCTGTCCATGAAGACATTGGCGAAGCTGGCCAACGGAGAAGAAGCGGTAACCCCTTATGAAAAAACAACCAAGGCAGCTTCACCTGCCACCGTATTGGAGGCTGCCAGAATTGTCCTGGATCAGAAGGCCATTGTCATGCCTCAGAAGTTTGTAGGGGCACCTACGGAAACGATGATGGCCAAAAACGAGCTCCTTCAAAAAATGGAGAAGGAAACGTTCAGTAAAATCATCTACGGCAAAGTTCCATTAGAGGAATTCGATAAGTTCGTCAAAGAATGGAACTCCGCAGGCGGAGAGAAAGTGACGAAAGAAGTAAATGATTGGTATGCAACTGTAACCAGTAAATAAAATGGGAAAGCAGAAAAGAAGCCCGGGCCATAACGCCCGGGCTTAAGTTTGCTCAGCATCCGTTATTCTTTAACGGCACCCAATACCATTCCTTTAACGAAGTATTTCTGAAGAAACGGATACACGAGAAGCACGGGCAGGGCGCCGATAAATATTTGAGCCGCTCTTACGGTCCGTTGAGCGATATTCTCCAAATCGGAAGGATCCACGTTTACTTTGCTGAAATCCTGCTGCACAATGATCGTCTGCAGGAATGTGGCCAACGGATAGTTTTGATAGTCGGTCATATAGAGCATTCCTGAAAACCAGTCGTTCCAGTGGCCCACCATCGTAAACAAAGACAAGGTTGCGATGGCCGGCATAGAAATGGGCAGATAGATCATAAACAAGGTGCGAAATTGGGTAGCTCCGTCGATTAAAGCGGCTTCCTCCAGCTCTTTCGGTACATTACGAAAGAAATTCAGCATAAGGATCATATTCCACACGTTCACAAGGCCGGGAAGAATCAATGCCCACAACGAATTCATCAACCCAAGTTTCTGAATGAGAATGTAGGATGGGACCATACCGCCCGCAAACAGCATCGTAAAGACGAAAAACCAAGAGTATATGCTCCGGCCGCGGAACGAGGATTCGTCCTTGGAGAGCGGGTATGCTGCCAGAAAGATAACAATCATTCCAAGCGCCGTACCGAGCACCGTACGTTTGACGGATATCCATAAAGCCGTAATGAAATTGTCGTTGCCCAATGTTTTGACATAAGCTTCAAACGTGAAATTTACGGGCCATAAACTAACCAGATTCGCGCTTGCCGCAGCTTTTCCGCTTAGAGAAACGGCAAGGACGTGGATTAGAGGCAGGATACACAACAGCGCCAAAATTCCGAGAAAGATATAATTGAACACACTGAAAATACGGTAGGGCAATGTTTTATGATACATCGAATATTCCTCCTCCGGTTAGAAAATACGGTAATTCGCCATTTTATAAGCTAATCTGTAAGAAAGGATAATGAGGCCCATGCCGATTACCGATTTGAACAAACCGACAGCAGCGCCAAAACTCATTTCTCCGTTTAAAATAGCCATGCGGTACACATACGTATCAATAATATCGCCCTTATCATAAACAAGTGAATTATAGAGATTGAAAATCTGATCGAATCCTGCGTTCAGAATATTGCCCAGCGACAACGTCCCAACCACCACGATTATCGGGAGCAGGGAAGGCAGAGTGATATGGAGCGTTTGTTTTAATCGCGCCGCGCCGTCCACTTCAGCCGCTTCATAGAGAGAAGGATTAATGCCCGCCAGGGAGGCCAGAAAAATGATGGTGGAGAAGCCAAATTCCTTCCAGACATCGCTCACAACGACCGTAATTCTGAACCAGTTGCCGTCCCCTAGGAAAAATATAGGCTCCACCCCGAACAAGAAGCCAAGCGCTTTGTTGACGATTCCGCCATCCGGAGAAAGCATGTCGAGCAGGATGCCTCCCAGAATGACCCAGGATAAAAAATGCGGCAAATAGACCAGGGTCTGCAGTACTTTCTTATAAGCTAGCTTACGCACTTCATTTAGCAGGATGGCGAACACTAAGGGAATAACTAAACCTGAGGCAATTTTGAGAGCGGCAATGATGACGGTGTTCAGGATGACCTGCTTGCTGTCCGGTCTTTCAAACATGTATTGAAAGTGATCCAGACCGACCCACGGCGAATTCGAGAAACCGGTCCACGGCTTGTACTCCTGAAAAGCCATAATGATACCGCCCATCGGCAAATAGGCGAAGATCAGCGTCATGATGACAGCGGGCAGCAGCATTACGTGGAACGGCCAGGTTTTTTTGAGATTCCATGTGCGTTTGTACATCGATTACGACCTCCTTTATATCTATTTTGATTCATTATAAAATGCA
Protein-coding sequences here:
- a CDS encoding response regulator transcription factor; the protein is MYSLLIVDDEVHLVDSLADTVHWEKINVTKVYKAYSAYEAMERLHHTPIDVVLTDIRMPGMNGLELAEQIQSRWNTTKCILLTGHADFDYAQQAVQHQAAEYLLKPVSDEEALDSVQRVLTRLKLQWEEISSYHNAMQTLRDHLPVLRAGLLNELLQGRKMNGQSLAGKLRMYDLKIQPGENAILMLVRLEEEFVNYDYSSVSLVQYAVGNIAEEQFGSEYRLWMCKDPHDYLVCLVTSANSESISIDQLQSAVQSHAVAVQNHIKTYLKGFATLHVSRVLSFPEELSHTYDLSVSAIRRKAGSASDLFIAGSAREERAPFTLKILYEPPTLHHLLEMGRWNDLQTKLNKIYEELEQCCSHSQDHLLEALFCISNSFAYIVHKNGQKLSEYIGQDFETLLDHSSFRSVSQMRDWSARVLERLKLETEDETKWNRMSVVKQVQRFVEEQLSHDVSLQTIAEHVFLHPVYLSKVYKLETGESVSDYIYRVRMEKAAYLLIHSDKKIYEITAEMGYQNPQYFIKLFRKQYGSTPQEYREMQLPRLPSQ
- a CDS encoding carbohydrate ABC transporter permease, yielding MYHKTLPYRIFSVFNYIFLGILALLCILPLIHVLAVSLSGKAAASANLVSLWPVNFTFEAYVKTLGNDNFITALWISVKRTVLGTALGMIVIFLAAYPLSKDESSFRGRSIYSWFFVFTMLFAGGMVPSYILIQKLGLMNSLWALILPGLVNVWNMILMLNFFRNVPKELEEAALIDGATQFRTLFMIYLPISMPAIATLSLFTMVGHWNDWFSGMLYMTDYQNYPLATFLQTIIVQQDFSKVNVDPSDLENIAQRTVRAAQIFIGALPVLLVYPFLQKYFVKGMVLGAVKE
- a CDS encoding ABC transporter permease is translated as MYKRTWNLKKTWPFHVMLLPAVIMTLIFAYLPMGGIIMAFQEYKPWTGFSNSPWVGLDHFQYMFERPDSKQVILNTVIIAALKIASGLVIPLVFAILLNEVRKLAYKKVLQTLVYLPHFLSWVILGGILLDMLSPDGGIVNKALGFLFGVEPIFFLGDGNWFRITVVVSDVWKEFGFSTIIFLASLAGINPSLYEAAEVDGAARLKQTLHITLPSLLPIIVVVGTLSLGNILNAGFDQIFNLYNSLVYDKGDIIDTYVYRMAILNGEMSFGAAVGLFKSVIGMGLIILSYRLAYKMANYRIF
- a CDS encoding S8 family serine peptidase, with product MRNRKRLSRTVLPGMLSLSVMFSGISVGAAAEPLDVKALESRLPSSATLLKSLQSPNLQQNSKPAASAKKSAAGSASPFKVRSVGGEAVEASPALTGVQNYVPKSGSASTITVIVELQARPLAVQDALVKQGRALQKSNHKAVIDKEQALFKASAAKTLGIKTRHTYSRVFNGFSVTLPANQVEQLTTLPGVKAVYPSRTMKVDPIDTVDPLMNDSAPHIGVGSYYNTGFDGSGVKVGVIDTGIDYRHPSLKDAYRGGFDFVDEDSDPMETPPDPNDPEAATSHGTHVSGTVLGRGNPENPNGATGWVRGVAPGADLYAYRVLGPGGSGSEEDVIAAVEQSVADGLDVINLSLGSDANDQNAADSIALNNAVLAGLVVVTSNGNNGPGDFTTGSPAASELAISVGASTPPGNVGLATGASTVTSNTYYDLRVMAYNSAGDYKELEGTPLELVYAGLGTTAEFQGKDVTGKIAFIKRGDIAFVDKIANAKAAGAAAAIIFNRDDLNGHAGVLLEDSLNFIPTFDMKGTDGRALLAALEASGSGTFSLTGFSSYADPGDLMADFSSRGPSLPGLEIKPDISAPGVSIRSSIPSYDGNYTYAYEYLQGTSMAAPHIAGAAALALDKQPELLPDEIKSLLMNTANKLVDGSGTRYSHMVQGAGRVNLNTAIEASAIAMVREANNAVRGGELTPYHTGSISFGKVGVGDSVYRTIDVKNISGTPASYNVTTKWYDKEAGVLSSSKSTVAVAAGETASFDVALAVDAATATGRYEGEVTLTGANGTLNVPVAVYVGEVDLPDTVSDLSLTPDVFSPNKDGAIDTSDVAFKVNLRNTYVSLDVFDYVSGQWQGYITEEAGGIPPGSYIVPDWDGTISDYTDVFTVNDGLYALAPFYSDEGGDYLLEDQAVPFVTDTHVPKSTLEEGLEVEDGIGTIKGAVQEDLLVDVFGDYSGIGVAALYEKDGDWVQADGTIAANGAFTIKVPVGLNSTPIEVYVYDSAGNGTISPAYVVDNVSTQKTSLTVAPSKPEVAVKEGFDVSVDFAQVKDLYSAQFSLTYSSALTKGAVANSVTLSTYQQANHPASGLIVREKVVKLAGGLVRSDYIVSLSGDIGGFSGSGSLASYPFSATKTGKYDLALSNVRLLNSNGQEIEAGTLTGGTVNVVTKKYVVSGKLTAEAFGFGVAYDKVWYQGADGVVASKVEAWDAQGKLAGTGIVNADGTYSISLAAGTYTIKASVPGHIAKSMKVGVSAAKTLHFGVLTAGDVNGDSIVDLKDLNQANKAMGKIAPWTTYQAASADINRDNKVDAVDTNYILDNYGSVK
- a CDS encoding sensor histidine kinase; the protein is MGSRITIFTKVIVLLLVLLVPIVCLYGYSHKVSIKVIQEEIESSSVNKLSFLVSQVETSMDQLSSSSLLLIEDPDVRVFQTMYLDNKLLNLDTITVMNRLKDKLSMVSSSSSWNNTMSVYSTSMKQVISTDAGQTFDSDYIRKYTKPDWQVQTAKINGSTQYKFAWRTVEPVSPIPRTGKVKFMFEVKFSGENLIRLLDQYKEGGKGDPFFFNPRDGVISNSSSDQDLIVQLTRKWREDQKLASGKQVMLLDGQRYLVSFVKSDKMGWYLIDYVPLQEILSPITKSKDLFIYSTILLLTLSVLATFLLYSQVQVPIRSLMRGVQQLKKGNYAVRIRTRHGNEFGFLVERFNELAEQIQELIEKVYEEKIRSREAVLKQLQSQINPHFLYNCLAYIHSMAKLNENAAISAMVHHLGKYYRYTTRLEKDEAGLEEEIQLVLNYLEIQKLRMPRIQYTLELPEGMKPLLVPRLLIQPLIENAVIHGIELNPAGGRIRISGTLDAHEYTLVVEDDGIELSQEQLLRLRNRLNRPLDDQMGCGVWNVHQRLLYRYGAPSGLEFDNSSLGGLKTTIRWNRVPMQEIFRLEGVM
- a CDS encoding extracellular solute-binding protein, with product MRYHNRFVLTMIAVILLLVSVIGCSQSSEEVKDGKAGTNETAGNNNSTGKETDGLPMSNGKYDPPVTITTVRGVGGDLTFKNGEKIENNVHLKWAKEKLGIDIKYLWTVTDTNDAFKTKLRLSLSANQKMPDIVALRSDVDKDMIDSGKFMEVGELFDRYASQTWKDAMNEDPSVWYPYMRDGKRYGIPILDYAYNADPVLWIREDWLKKLNLTAPKTIEDMERIMEAFTNQDPDGNGVKDTVGLTIGFKNWVNTWMSDAGWVFGAYGAMPNQWNEKPDGTLEYGSVSTEAKAGLAKLREWMEKGLIPKEAGLFDETKATELFTAGKAGMVAGPHWMPWWPLEDVKKNVKGAEYKAYPIPSGPDGKAGRHDTASRNGVVLINKDMKNPEVFFTYQNYLFEHYANPAAGSEFENGMAKGYDWDEVNGKVVVGGEVPGGAVPVNKYTLTFDGARIPSLSMKTLAKLANGEEAVTPYEKTTKAASPATVLEAARIVLDQKAIVMPQKFVGAPTETMMAKNELLQKMEKETFSKIIYGKVPLEEFDKFVKEWNSAGGEKVTKEVNDWYATVTSK
- a CDS encoding transposase; translated protein: MSTNEVTFDQFRHKYHDEASCLSILISTKWPNGYRCPRCDSPDAHVITTRRLPLYECRNCKYQASLLVGTIMQGSRTLLHKWFQALFLIANPSASINAVQLSTIIEVTYKTAWLILHKLRHAIQQGDAEQLLSGLVEVISAAYNPCNFHIKGFKTMRNEQPFVGGATLNFGEVAYIKLKHVFIPKHHPNKELSYWDYSNFIENHVSHSVRVPFIHYGSRKENACDTLNIICDSVPVRINERYYGVSDKHLQSYLDEISYRINHSFKPNRAVSKLFKLFIGTPAVTYKQLISRKPMCLHVQVA